The Etheostoma spectabile isolate EspeVRDwgs_2016 chromosome 1, UIUC_Espe_1.0, whole genome shotgun sequence genome has a segment encoding these proteins:
- the tnfaip8l3 gene encoding tumor necrosis factor alpha-induced protein 8-like protein 3, protein MDSDSGEQSDGDLSPGQESFNSRSLALQAQKKILSKMATMVVANMLTDDTSSEILDELYKTSREFTKSKKEAHKIIKDVIKIALKIGILYRNHQFSPDELDTVERFKKKMNQAAMTAVSFYEVEYTFDRNILSELLLECRDLLHALVEQHLTVRSHARIDHVFNHFAHGEFLAELYGDREEYRLSLRKICNGINKLLDEGTL, encoded by the exons ATGGATTCAGACTCTGGAGAGCAGAGTGACGGAGACCTGTCTCCAG GACAGGAGAGCTTTAACTCTCGCTCCCTGGCCCTGCAGGCCCAGAAGAAGATCCTGAGCAAGATGGCGACCATGGTAGTAGCCAACATGCTGACAGACGACACCAGCAGCGAGATCTTGGACGAGCTGTACAAGACGAGCCGGGAGTTCACCAAGAGCAAGAAGGAGGCCCACAAGATCATCAAGGACGTCATCAAGATTGCCCTGAAGATCGGCATCTTGTACCGCAACCACCAGTTCAGCCCCGACGAGCTGGACACAGTGGAACGCTTTAAGAAAAAGATGAACCAGGCAGCCATGACGGCGGTGTCGTTCTACGAGGTGGAGTACACCTTTGACAGGAATATTCTGTCAGAGCTTCTGCTGGAGTGCAGGGACCTGCTTCACGCCCTGGTCGAGCAGCACCTGACGGTACGCTCACATGCACGCATCGATCACGTTTTCAACCATTTTGCCCACGGAGAGTTCCTGGCGGAGCTGTACGGGGACAGAGAGGAGTACAGACTCTCCCTGAGGAAGATCTGCAATGGCATCAACAAACTGCTGGATGAAGGAACACTTTAA